One Burkholderia vietnamiensis LMG 10929 genomic window carries:
- the sdhC gene encoding succinate dehydrogenase, cytochrome b556 subunit, whose amino-acid sequence MTDAVRKPRPEYRNIGFGDITMKYRMPAAAILSILHRISGALLFLFLPFLLFLFDQSLTSELSFEVFKSFLSNIVVKLIVLALSWAFLHHFCAGIRHLLMDVNHDAVSKEGGKRTAVVVFVVSIALTIAMALKLFGAF is encoded by the coding sequence ATGACTGACGCAGTAAGAAAGCCGAGGCCGGAATACCGGAACATCGGATTCGGCGACATCACGATGAAATATCGCATGCCTGCGGCGGCGATATTGTCGATTCTCCATCGAATCAGCGGCGCGCTGCTGTTCCTGTTCCTGCCGTTCCTGCTGTTCCTCTTCGATCAGAGCCTCACGTCGGAGCTCAGCTTCGAAGTCTTCAAGTCTTTCCTCTCCAACATCGTCGTCAAGCTGATCGTCCTCGCGTTGTCCTGGGCGTTCCTCCACCATTTCTGCGCCGGCATTCGCCACCTGTTGATGGACGTCAACCATGACGCCGTCTCGAAGGAAGGCGGCAAGCGTACGGCCGTGGTCGTGTTTGTCGTCTCGATCGCGCTGACGATCGCCATGGCACTCAAACTGTTCGGAGCATTCTAA
- a CDS encoding malate dehydrogenase, whose translation MAKPAKRVAVTGAAGQIAYSLLFRIANGDLLGKDQPVILQLLDLPQAQAAVKGVVMELEDCAFPLLAGVVITDDPKVAFKDADVALLVGARPRSKGMERKDLLSANAEIFTVQGAALNEVASRDVKVLVVGNPANTNAYIAMKSAPDLPKKNFTAMLRLDHNRALSQLAAKTGKPVASIEKLAVWGNHSPTMYPDFRFATAEGESMLKLVNDDVWNRETFIPTVGKRGAAIIEARGLSSAASAANAAIDHVRDWVLGTNGKWVTMGIPSDGSYGIPEDIIYGVPVTCENGEYKRVEGLEIDAFSREKMDGTLAELLEERDGVAHLLKN comes from the coding sequence ATGGCTAAGCCCGCAAAGCGCGTTGCCGTCACCGGCGCCGCAGGTCAAATCGCTTACTCCCTGCTGTTCCGCATCGCGAACGGCGACCTGCTCGGCAAGGACCAGCCGGTCATCCTGCAACTGCTCGACCTCCCGCAAGCCCAAGCCGCCGTCAAAGGCGTCGTGATGGAACTCGAAGATTGCGCGTTCCCGCTGCTCGCGGGCGTCGTGATCACCGACGATCCGAAGGTTGCATTCAAGGATGCAGACGTCGCACTGCTCGTCGGCGCACGTCCGCGCTCGAAGGGCATGGAGCGCAAGGACCTGCTGTCGGCCAACGCCGAGATCTTCACGGTCCAGGGCGCCGCGCTGAACGAAGTCGCGAGCCGCGACGTCAAGGTGCTGGTGGTCGGCAACCCGGCCAACACGAACGCCTACATCGCGATGAAGTCGGCGCCGGATCTGCCGAAGAAGAACTTCACGGCCATGCTGCGCCTCGATCACAACCGCGCGCTGTCGCAACTCGCAGCGAAGACGGGCAAGCCGGTCGCATCGATCGAGAAGCTCGCCGTGTGGGGCAACCACTCGCCGACGATGTACCCCGACTTCCGCTTCGCGACCGCCGAAGGCGAGTCGATGCTGAAGCTCGTCAACGACGACGTGTGGAACCGCGAAACGTTCATCCCGACCGTCGGCAAGCGCGGCGCGGCGATCATCGAAGCGCGCGGCCTGTCGTCGGCAGCGTCGGCAGCCAATGCGGCGATCGACCACGTGCGTGACTGGGTGCTCGGCACGAACGGCAAGTGGGTCACGATGGGCATCCCGTCGGACGGCTCGTACGGCATCCCCGAAGACATCATCTACGGCGTGCCGGTCACCTGCGAAAACGGCGAATACAAGCGCGTCGAAGGCCTCGAGATCGATGCGTTCTCGCGCGAGAAGATGGACGGCACGCTCGCCGAGCTGCTCGAAGAGCGCGACGGCGTCGCACACCTGCTGAAGAACTAA
- a CDS encoding GntR family transcriptional regulator, which produces MTSNQANNANPTGAGSPGQPGAGDSVPAPAAPSPTFSPLYQQIKSLITQSLESGEWKPGEIIPSEVELAARYKVSQGTVRKAIDELAAENLVVRRQGKGTFVATHNEDRAQFRFLRLLADDGAEHPHVSRVLECRRLRAPAEIARQLDLKPADPVVQVRRLLAFEGDATVLDEIWLPGAMFRGLSFERLSEYKGPLYAMFETEFGTRMIRATEKIRAVAAEPAVADLLRVPAGFPLLSVERVSYTYGDRPVEVRRGWYVTTGYYYHNDLS; this is translated from the coding sequence ATGACATCGAACCAGGCGAACAACGCGAATCCGACCGGCGCAGGCAGCCCAGGGCAGCCGGGCGCGGGCGATTCCGTGCCGGCGCCTGCCGCGCCGTCGCCGACTTTCAGCCCGTTATACCAGCAGATCAAGTCGTTGATCACGCAGAGTCTGGAATCGGGCGAATGGAAGCCGGGCGAGATCATCCCGAGCGAGGTGGAGCTCGCGGCCCGTTACAAGGTCAGCCAGGGCACCGTGCGCAAGGCGATCGACGAACTGGCCGCCGAGAATCTCGTCGTCAGGCGGCAGGGCAAGGGTACGTTTGTTGCAACGCACAACGAAGATCGCGCGCAGTTCCGCTTTCTGCGCCTGCTCGCCGACGACGGCGCCGAGCATCCGCACGTGAGCCGCGTGCTCGAATGCCGGCGCTTGCGGGCGCCGGCCGAGATCGCGCGGCAGCTCGACCTGAAGCCGGCCGACCCGGTGGTGCAGGTGCGCCGGCTGCTGGCGTTCGAGGGCGACGCGACGGTGCTCGACGAGATCTGGCTGCCCGGCGCGATGTTCCGCGGGCTGTCGTTCGAGCGTTTGAGCGAATACAAGGGGCCGCTCTACGCGATGTTCGAGACGGAGTTCGGCACGCGCATGATTCGCGCGACGGAAAAGATCCGGGCGGTGGCGGCGGAGCCGGCGGTTGCCGACCTGCTGCGCGTGCCGGCGGGTTTTCCGTTGCTGTCGGTGGAGCGGGTGTCCTATACGTACGGCGATCGGCCGGTGGAAGTGCGGCGCGGCTGGTATGTCACAACCGGGTATTACTATCACAATGACTTGAGCTGA
- the sdhD gene encoding succinate dehydrogenase, hydrophobic membrane anchor protein, whose translation MAANNRIGSKRLVVGAHYGLRDWLAQRVTATIMAVYTVILLVLFFGAHDFSYEGWASIFSAQWMKLATFVTLLSLFYHAWVGVRDIWMDYVKPVGVRLLLQSLTIVWLLACAGYAAQILWRV comes from the coding sequence ATGGCAGCCAACAACCGAATCGGCTCGAAGCGCCTCGTCGTCGGCGCTCACTACGGCCTGCGCGACTGGCTCGCGCAGCGCGTCACCGCCACGATCATGGCGGTCTACACGGTCATTCTGCTCGTCCTGTTTTTCGGCGCGCATGACTTCTCGTACGAAGGCTGGGCATCGATCTTCTCCGCGCAATGGATGAAGCTCGCGACCTTCGTGACGCTGCTTTCCCTCTTCTACCACGCATGGGTCGGCGTGCGCGACATCTGGATGGACTACGTGAAGCCCGTCGGTGTGCGCCTGCTGCTGCAATCGCTGACCATCGTCTGGCTGCTCGCATGTGCGGGCTACGCCGCGCAGATTCTCTGGAGAGTGTAA
- a CDS encoding HpcH/HpaI aldolase/citrate lyase family protein has translation MSALTPAQVLYDGASPPAILPCCDHYAGSEKLMRKSLALQAELGPVFDITLDCEDGAAVGQEAAHAQLVAEFLGSAENRFGRVGVRIHDFSHPHWRDDVRIVLRAARAPAYVTLPKVAGAADAAEMIAFIEGTRRELGLAQPIPVDVLVETHGALAQAATLAALPLVGTLSFGLMDFVSAHHGAIPDAAMRSPGQFDHPLVRRAKLEIAAACHAHGKTPSHNVTTDVRDMSVVAGDARRARDEFAFTRMWSIHPAQIRPIVDAFAPRTDEVALAAEILLAAQAADWGPTRHGDTLHDRASYRYYWSVLRRAKATGQAVPREAAPLFGPAGAGSG, from the coding sequence ATGTCCGCGCTCACTCCTGCACAAGTGCTGTACGACGGGGCGTCGCCGCCCGCGATCCTGCCCTGCTGCGATCACTACGCGGGCAGCGAGAAGCTGATGCGCAAATCGCTCGCGCTCCAGGCCGAACTCGGCCCGGTGTTCGACATCACGCTCGACTGCGAGGACGGCGCGGCCGTCGGCCAGGAAGCCGCCCACGCACAGCTCGTCGCCGAATTCCTCGGCAGCGCCGAGAACCGCTTCGGACGCGTCGGCGTCCGCATTCACGACTTTTCCCATCCGCACTGGCGCGACGACGTGCGCATCGTGCTGCGCGCCGCGCGCGCGCCCGCCTACGTCACGCTGCCGAAGGTAGCCGGCGCCGCCGATGCGGCCGAGATGATCGCGTTCATCGAAGGCACGCGCCGCGAGCTCGGGCTCGCGCAGCCGATTCCGGTCGACGTGCTGGTCGAGACGCACGGCGCGCTCGCGCAGGCCGCGACGCTCGCCGCGCTGCCGCTGGTCGGCACGCTGAGCTTCGGGCTGATGGATTTCGTATCCGCCCATCACGGCGCGATTCCCGATGCGGCGATGCGCTCGCCGGGCCAGTTCGATCACCCGCTCGTGCGCCGCGCGAAACTGGAGATCGCCGCGGCCTGCCACGCGCACGGCAAGACGCCGTCGCACAACGTCACGACCGACGTGCGCGACATGAGCGTCGTGGCCGGCGATGCACGCCGCGCGCGCGACGAATTCGCCTTCACGCGGATGTGGAGCATCCATCCGGCGCAGATCCGTCCGATCGTCGACGCATTCGCGCCGCGCACCGACGAGGTCGCGCTGGCCGCCGAGATCCTGCTGGCCGCGCAGGCCGCCGACTGGGGCCCGACGCGCCACGGCGACACGCTGCACGACCGCGCGAGCTACCGCTATTACTGGTCGGTGCTGCGCCGCGCGAAGGCGACCGGCCAGGCCGTGCCGCGCGAAGCCGCGCCGCTGTTCGGGCCGGCCGGCGCAGGCTCCGGTTAA
- a CDS encoding bifunctional 2-methylcitrate dehydratase/aconitate hydratase, producing MSAPVSNVRPAPDSVLVDIVDYVLDTGIDSALALETARHCLIDTLGCGLEALSYPACTKLLGPVVPGTIVPNGAKVPGTSFQLDPVQAAFDIGAMIRWLDFNDTWLAAEWGHPSDNLGGILATADWLSRTAVAAGRKPLAMRDVLVAMIQAHEIQGCLALENSFNAVGLDHVLLVKVASTAVVGRLLGLTRDELLNAVSNAFVDGHALRTYRHAPNTGSRKSWAAGDATSRAVRLALIAKTGEMGYPSALTAKTWGFYDVLFRGQPFRFQRPYGTYVMENVLFKIAFPAEFHAQTAVEAALQLHARLAAAGRTTDEISRITIRTHAAAIRIIDKQGPLANPADRDHCIQYMVAVPLLFGRLSAADYEDATAADPRIDALRAKTVCVEDPQFTKDYHDPAKRSIANALTIEFADRSTLAEVTVEYPIGHQRRRADGIPLLIEKFRTNLARRFPAKQQQAILDVSLDQAKLDAMPVNEYVDLYMI from the coding sequence ATGTCCGCCCCGGTCTCCAACGTCCGCCCTGCGCCGGATTCGGTACTCGTCGACATCGTCGACTACGTGCTCGACACCGGCATCGACAGCGCGCTCGCGCTGGAGACGGCGCGTCATTGCCTGATCGACACGCTCGGATGCGGACTCGAGGCGCTCTCCTACCCTGCCTGCACCAAGCTGCTCGGCCCCGTCGTGCCGGGCACGATCGTGCCGAACGGCGCGAAGGTGCCCGGCACGTCCTTCCAGCTCGATCCCGTACAGGCCGCGTTCGACATCGGCGCGATGATCCGCTGGCTGGACTTCAACGACACCTGGCTCGCCGCCGAATGGGGTCATCCGTCCGACAACCTCGGCGGGATCCTGGCGACGGCCGACTGGCTGTCCCGCACGGCCGTCGCGGCCGGCAGGAAGCCGCTCGCGATGCGCGACGTGCTCGTCGCGATGATCCAGGCCCACGAGATCCAGGGCTGCCTCGCACTCGAGAATTCTTTCAATGCCGTCGGGCTCGACCACGTGCTGCTGGTCAAGGTCGCGTCGACCGCCGTGGTCGGCCGCCTGCTCGGGCTCACGCGCGACGAGCTGCTCAATGCGGTGTCGAACGCGTTCGTCGACGGCCACGCGTTGCGCACCTACCGCCATGCGCCGAACACCGGCTCGCGCAAGTCGTGGGCGGCCGGCGACGCGACGTCGCGCGCGGTGCGCCTCGCGCTGATCGCGAAGACCGGCGAGATGGGCTACCCGTCCGCGCTGACCGCGAAGACCTGGGGCTTCTACGACGTGCTGTTCCGCGGGCAGCCGTTCCGCTTCCAGCGCCCGTACGGCACCTACGTGATGGAGAACGTGCTGTTCAAGATCGCGTTCCCCGCCGAATTCCATGCGCAGACGGCCGTCGAGGCCGCGCTGCAGCTGCACGCGCGGCTCGCCGCGGCCGGCCGCACGACCGACGAGATCAGCCGCATCACGATCCGCACGCACGCGGCCGCGATCCGCATCATCGACAAGCAGGGGCCCCTCGCCAATCCGGCCGACCGCGACCACTGCATCCAGTACATGGTGGCCGTGCCGCTGCTGTTCGGCCGGCTGAGCGCGGCCGACTACGAAGACGCGACCGCCGCCGATCCGCGCATCGACGCGCTGCGCGCGAAGACCGTGTGCGTCGAGGATCCGCAGTTCACGAAGGACTACCACGACCCGGCCAAGCGCTCGATCGCGAACGCGCTGACGATCGAATTCGCGGACAGGTCGACGCTTGCCGAGGTGACGGTCGAATATCCGATCGGCCATCAGCGACGCCGTGCCGACGGCATCCCGCTGCTGATCGAGAAATTCCGGACCAACCTTGCCCGCCGTTTCCCGGCAAAGCAGCAACAAGCGATTCTCGACGTGTCGCTGGACCAGGCAAAGCTCGATGCGATGCCGGTCAATGAGTACGTCGATCTGTATATGATCTAG
- the sdhA gene encoding succinate dehydrogenase flavoprotein subunit, which translates to MAAIKTSLPRRKFDVVIVGAGGSGLRAALQLSRAGLSVGVLSKVFPTRSHTVAAQGGIGASLGNMSEDNWHFHFYDTIKGSDWLGDQDAIEFMCREAPNVVYELEHFGMPFDRNADGTIYQRPFGGHTANYGEKPVQRACAAADRTGHALLHTLYQQNVEAKTQFFVEWMALDLIRDADGDVLGVTALEMETGDVYIMEGKTTLFATGGAGRIFAASTNAFINTGDGLGMAARSGIALQDMEFWQFHPTGVAGAGVLITEGVRGEGGILRNSNGERFMERYAPTLKDLAPRDFVSRSMDQEIKEGRGVGPNKDHVLLDLSHIGAETIMKRLPSIREIALRFANVDCIKEPIPVVPTIHYQMGGIPTNIHGQVVGTSRDHKEPVNGFYAVGECSCVSVHGANRLGTNSLLDLVVFGRAAGNHIVQHVKNQRDHKPLPADAGEYSLARLAKLEKSTSGEYTQDVANDIRSTMQKHAGVFRTSALLKEGVDQMAGLKERVENIHLKDKSKVFNTARIEALELENLIEVARATMVSAEARKESRGAHAHSDYEHRDDDNWLRHTLWYSEGDRLDYKPVQMKPLTVDSVPPKPRTF; encoded by the coding sequence ATGGCTGCAATCAAAACTTCCCTGCCGCGCCGCAAGTTCGACGTGGTGATCGTCGGCGCGGGCGGCTCGGGCTTGCGCGCAGCGCTGCAACTGTCGCGTGCGGGCCTGTCGGTCGGCGTGCTGTCGAAGGTGTTCCCGACCCGTTCGCACACGGTCGCGGCACAAGGCGGCATCGGCGCGTCGCTCGGCAACATGAGCGAAGACAACTGGCACTTCCATTTCTACGACACGATCAAGGGTTCCGACTGGCTCGGCGACCAGGACGCGATCGAGTTCATGTGCCGTGAAGCGCCGAACGTCGTGTACGAGCTCGAGCACTTCGGCATGCCGTTCGACCGCAACGCGGACGGCACGATCTACCAGCGCCCGTTCGGCGGCCACACCGCGAACTACGGCGAGAAGCCGGTGCAGCGCGCTTGCGCGGCCGCCGACCGTACCGGTCACGCGCTGCTGCACACGCTGTACCAGCAGAACGTCGAGGCGAAGACGCAGTTCTTCGTCGAATGGATGGCGCTCGACCTGATCCGCGACGCGGACGGCGACGTGCTCGGCGTGACGGCCCTCGAGATGGAGACGGGCGACGTCTACATCATGGAAGGCAAGACGACGCTGTTCGCGACGGGCGGCGCTGGTCGGATCTTCGCGGCATCGACGAACGCGTTCATCAACACGGGCGACGGGCTGGGCATGGCCGCTCGCTCGGGCATCGCGCTGCAGGACATGGAGTTCTGGCAGTTCCACCCGACCGGCGTGGCCGGCGCGGGCGTGCTGATCACGGAAGGCGTGCGCGGCGAAGGCGGCATTCTGCGCAACTCGAACGGCGAGCGCTTCATGGAGCGCTATGCGCCGACGCTGAAGGATCTGGCGCCGCGTGACTTCGTGTCGCGCTCGATGGACCAGGAAATCAAGGAAGGCCGCGGCGTCGGTCCGAACAAGGACCACGTGCTGCTGGATCTGTCGCACATCGGCGCGGAGACGATCATGAAGCGTCTGCCGTCGATCCGCGAGATCGCGCTGCGGTTCGCGAACGTCGACTGCATCAAGGAACCGATCCCGGTCGTGCCGACGATCCACTACCAGATGGGCGGCATTCCGACCAACATCCACGGTCAGGTCGTGGGCACGTCGCGCGATCACAAGGAGCCGGTCAACGGCTTCTACGCGGTCGGCGAATGCTCGTGCGTGTCGGTGCACGGCGCGAACCGCCTGGGCACGAACTCGCTGCTCGACCTGGTGGTGTTCGGCCGCGCGGCCGGCAACCACATCGTCCAGCACGTGAAGAACCAGCGCGACCACAAGCCGCTGCCGGCCGACGCGGGCGAATACTCGCTGGCACGTCTGGCGAAGCTCGAGAAGTCGACGTCGGGCGAATACACCCAAGACGTCGCGAACGACATCCGCTCGACGATGCAGAAGCATGCGGGCGTGTTCCGTACCTCGGCGCTGCTGAAGGAAGGCGTGGACCAGATGGCCGGCCTGAAGGAGCGGGTGGAAAACATCCACCTGAAGGACAAGTCGAAGGTGTTCAACACCGCGCGCATCGAAGCGCTCGAGCTGGAGAACCTGATCGAAGTGGCCCGTGCAACGATGGTGTCGGCCGAAGCGCGCAAGGAAAGCCGCGGCGCACACGCGCACAGCGACTACGAGCACCGCGACGACGACAACTGGCTGCGCCACACGCTGTGGTACAGCGAAGGCGATCGCCTCGACTACAAGCCGGTTCAAATGAAGCCGCTGACGGTCGACTCCGTGCCGCCGAAGCCGCGCACGTTCTAA
- the gltA gene encoding citrate synthase has protein sequence MTPSDVKATLSFSDNSPSVEMPIYKGTMGPDVIDIRKLYGQTGKFTYDPGFMSTASCNSAITYIDGDKGELLYRGYPIDNLAQNADFLESCYLLLKGELPNAAQKKEFVDTVTKHTMVHEQMHFFFRGFRRDAHPMAILVAAVGALSAFYHDSLDINDPRHREVSAIRMIAKLPTLVAMAYKYSIGQPFVYPKNSLSYSANFMHMMFSNPCEEYKVNDVLVRALDRILILHADHEQNASTSTVRLAGSSGANPFACIAAGIACLWGPAHGGANEAALNMLEQIGSPDNIPEFIKQVKDKNSGVKLMGFGHRVYKNYDPRAKLMRETCYEVLNELGLHDDPLFKLAMQLEKIALEDEYFVSRKLYPNVDFYSGIVQRALGIPTSMFTCIFAMARTVGWIAQWNEMIADPEQKIGRPRQLFIGDTPREAKPLNAR, from the coding sequence ATGACTCCGTCTGATGTTAAAGCCACGCTATCGTTCAGCGACAACTCGCCGAGCGTCGAAATGCCGATTTACAAGGGGACGATGGGCCCGGACGTAATCGACATCCGCAAGCTGTACGGCCAAACCGGCAAGTTCACTTACGACCCGGGCTTCATGTCGACGGCTTCGTGCAACTCGGCGATCACGTACATCGACGGCGACAAGGGCGAACTGCTGTACCGCGGCTACCCGATCGACAACCTCGCGCAGAACGCGGACTTCCTCGAGTCCTGCTACCTGCTGCTGAAGGGCGAACTGCCGAACGCAGCACAGAAGAAGGAATTCGTCGACACCGTCACGAAGCACACGATGGTGCACGAGCAGATGCACTTCTTCTTCCGCGGCTTCCGCCGCGACGCGCACCCGATGGCGATCCTGGTCGCCGCAGTCGGCGCGCTGTCGGCGTTCTACCACGACTCGCTCGACATCAACGACCCGCGTCACCGCGAAGTGTCGGCGATCCGCATGATCGCCAAGCTGCCGACGCTCGTCGCGATGGCATACAAGTACAGCATCGGCCAGCCGTTCGTGTATCCGAAGAACTCGCTGTCGTACAGCGCGAACTTCATGCACATGATGTTCTCGAACCCGTGCGAAGAGTACAAGGTCAACGACGTGCTCGTCCGCGCGCTCGACCGTATCCTGATCCTGCACGCTGACCACGAGCAGAACGCATCGACGTCGACGGTCCGCCTGGCCGGCTCGTCGGGCGCGAACCCGTTCGCGTGTATCGCGGCCGGTATCGCGTGTCTGTGGGGCCCGGCGCACGGTGGTGCGAACGAAGCCGCGCTGAACATGCTCGAGCAGATCGGCTCGCCGGACAACATCCCCGAATTCATCAAGCAGGTGAAGGACAAGAATTCGGGCGTGAAGCTGATGGGCTTCGGTCACCGCGTGTACAAGAACTACGACCCGCGTGCGAAGCTGATGCGCGAAACGTGCTACGAAGTGCTGAACGAACTGGGCCTGCACGACGACCCGCTGTTCAAGCTCGCGATGCAGCTCGAGAAGATCGCGCTGGAAGACGAGTACTTCGTGTCGCGCAAGCTGTACCCGAACGTCGATTTCTACTCGGGTATCGTGCAGCGCGCGCTGGGCATCCCGACGTCGATGTTCACGTGTATCTTCGCGATGGCACGTACGGTCGGCTGGATCGCACAGTGGAACGAAATGATTGCGGATCCGGAGCAAAAGATCGGCCGTCCGCGTCAGCTGTTCATCGGCGACACGCCGCGCGAAGCGAAGCCGCTCAACGCACGTTAA
- a CDS encoding succinate dehydrogenase iron-sulfur subunit yields MAKRIFELYRYDPDKDAAPRMQTYELEIQHERMLLDALVKLKAVDETLSFRRSCREGVCGSDAMNINGKNGLACLTNLNDLPQKIVLRPLPGLPVVRDLIVDMTHFFNQYHSIKPYLINDAPPPEKERLQSPEERDELDGVYECILCASCSTSCPSFWWNPDKFVGPAGLLQAYRFIADSRDTATGERLDNLEDPYRLFRCHTIMNCVDVCPKGLNPTKAIGKIKELMVRRAV; encoded by the coding sequence ATGGCAAAACGCATTTTTGAACTCTATCGCTACGATCCGGACAAGGACGCGGCGCCGCGCATGCAGACGTACGAGCTCGAGATCCAGCATGAGCGCATGCTGCTCGACGCGCTGGTGAAGCTGAAGGCCGTGGACGAGACGCTGTCGTTCCGCCGCTCGTGCCGCGAAGGCGTGTGCGGCTCGGACGCGATGAACATCAACGGCAAGAACGGTCTCGCGTGCCTGACGAACCTGAACGATCTGCCGCAGAAGATCGTGCTGCGTCCGCTGCCGGGGCTGCCGGTGGTGCGCGACCTGATCGTCGACATGACGCACTTCTTCAACCAGTATCACTCGATCAAGCCGTACCTGATCAACGACGCGCCGCCGCCGGAGAAGGAACGCCTGCAGTCGCCGGAAGAGCGCGACGAGCTCGACGGCGTGTACGAGTGCATTCTGTGTGCGAGCTGCTCGACGTCGTGCCCGAGCTTCTGGTGGAACCCGGACAAGTTCGTGGGCCCGGCGGGCCTGCTGCAGGCTTACCGGTTCATCGCCGACAGCCGCGACACCGCCACCGGCGAGCGTCTCGACAATCTGGAAGATCCGTACCGTCTGTTCCGTTGCCATACGATCATGAACTGCGTCGACGTGTGCCCGAAGGGCCTGAATCCGACGAAGGCGATCGGCAAGATCAAGGAACTGATGGTTCGCCGCGCGGTTTAA
- a CDS encoding succinate dehydrogenase assembly factor 2, with protein sequence MSDDSHQSDPHRRARLRWRARRGLLENDILFERFFSRHEHDLTDADVGALSRLLDLSDNDLMDLLLARKEPEGDLDSPDVHRLLEMLRNV encoded by the coding sequence ATGAGCGACGACTCGCATCAATCCGACCCGCACCGTCGCGCGCGCCTGCGTTGGCGCGCGCGGCGGGGTCTGCTGGAGAACGACATTCTGTTCGAGCGTTTCTTCAGCAGACACGAGCATGACCTCACCGATGCAGACGTAGGCGCGTTGTCGCGCCTGCTCGATCTGAGCGACAACGACCTGATGGACTTGCTCCTCGCGCGCAAGGAACCAGAGGGCGACCTAGACAGCCCGGATGTTCACCGGCTGTTGGAGATGCTGCGCAACGTTTAA